One Branchiostoma floridae strain S238N-H82 chromosome 1, Bfl_VNyyK, whole genome shotgun sequence genomic region harbors:
- the LOC118426776 gene encoding uncharacterized protein LOC118426776 — translation MCTTGISHSTSILPTCVQQASATPPASYLHVYNRHQPLHQHLTYMCTTGISHSTSILPTCVQQASATPPASYLHVYNRHQPLHQHLTYMYTTGISHSTSILPTCVQQASATPPASYLHVYNRHQPLHQHLTYTTQLSPHKSSPLSVDDVMNHSDLRGNTVMTAALE, via the exons ATGTGTACAACAGGCATCAGCCACTCCACCAGCATCTTACCTACATGTGTACAACAGGCATCAGCCACTCCACCAGCATCTTACCTACATGTGTACAACAGGCATCAGCCACTCCACCAGCATCTTACCTACATGTGTACAACAGGCATCAGCCACTCCACCAGCATCTTACCTACATGTGTACAACAGGCATCAGCCACTCCACCAGCATCTTACCTACATGTGTACAACAGGCATCAGCCACTCCACCAGCatcttacctacatgtatacaacaggCATCAGCCACTCCACCAGCATCTTACCTACATGTGTACAACAGGCATCAGCCACTCCACCAGCATCTTACCTACATGTGTACAACAGGCATCAGCCACTCCACCAGCATCTTACCTACACAACACAG CTGAGCCCACACAAGTCGAGTCCACTGTCTGTTGATGATGTCATGAACCACAGCGACCTTAGAGGCAACACAGTCATGACAGCAGCATTGGAGTAG